In Babylonia areolata isolate BAREFJ2019XMU chromosome 19, ASM4173473v1, whole genome shotgun sequence, a single window of DNA contains:
- the LOC143293879 gene encoding tRNA N(3)-cytidine methyltransferase METTL2-like isoform X1, translating to MRLIATAVRLYETLALRTARPKQPFRADIADKRGVQYRKLADWQSTSHSEKHIAALRTKVESMEGQQPEAEATIDSVEDDSARKKPQFGTRFLTDPQNVFQHNAWDNVVWDEEQESEARQKTMEQLQDALPAEKQEEYEREADLYWDKFYNQHQNRFFKDRHWLFTEFPELYSSQGNTDLQTPNMSDSSHTTTSVPPLTVQHQSGDGAECSQGLSQSIGETGGQLHSGDVGISVPSVDGQQNVEKTAENDTDRFPGESATFRILEVGCGVGNTVFPVLSTNNDPGLMMYCCDFSSTAVQLVKDHRDYDPRRCHAFEWDITDENSTLPFPPESLDIVIMIFVLSAVHPEKMQKAVNRLASCLKPGGQILLRDYGRYDMAQLRFKKGRCLSENFYVRGDGTRVYFFTQEEFRSMFHEAGLEEVQNLIDRRLQVNRGRQLKMYRVWIQCKYRKPVKGTSSAEPSS from the exons ATGAGACTTATAGCAACAGCTGTTCGGTTGTATGAAACGCTTGCGCTGAGGACTGCTCGTCCTAAACAACCTTTTAGGGCTGACATTGCTGATAAACGAGGTGTGCAGTATCGAAAGTTAGCTGATTGGCAGTCCACCTCACATTCTGAAAAACACATCGCTGCTCTCAGGACAAAAGTGGAGAGTATGGAAGGGCAACAGCCAGAGGCAGAAGCAACAATTGACAGTGTAGAAGATGATTCCGCCAGAAAGAAACCACAGTTTGGAACCCGATTTTTGACTGACCCACAGAACGTCTTTCAGCACAATGCTTG GGACAATGTGGTTTGGGATGAGGAGCAGGAGTCTGAAGCGAGACAGAAAACAATGGAACAGTTGCAGGATGCATTGCCAGCAGAGAAACAAG AAGAATATGAGCGGGAAGCAGACTTGTACTGGGACAAGTTTTACAACCAGCACCAGAACCGCTTTTTCAAAGACCGTCACTGGCTCTTCACAGAGTTTCCAGAACTCTATTCTTCACAGGGAAACACTGACCTCCAAACCCCCAACATGTCTGACTCATCACATACTACAACTTCAGTTCCACCATTAACAGTGCAGCATCAGTCTGGAGACGGTGCTGAATGTTCTCAGGGATTGTCTCAGTCTATTGGTGAAACAGGTGGTCAGCTTCACAGTGGTGATGTCGGTATCAGTGTACCGTCAGTTGATGGGCAGCAGAATGTTGAGAAGACAGCAGAAAATGACACTGACAGATTCCCTGGTGAATCGGCCACCTTCAGGATATTGGAG gtTGGCTGTGGTGTTGGCAATACAGTTTTTCCAGTATTGAGTACCAACAA TGATCCTGGGCTAATGATGTACTGCTGCGATTTTTCGAGTACCGCAGTTCAGTTGGTCAAG GATCATCGTGATTATGATCCTAGACGATGCCATGCCTTTGAGTGGGACATCACTGATGAAAATAGTACACTGCCTTTCCCCCCGGAAAGTCtggacattgtcatcatgatcttTGTCTTGTCAGCTGTCCACCCAGAAAA GATGCAGAAGGCAGTCAACCGTCTTGCCAGTTGTCTGAAACCTGGGGGCCAGATACTTCTGAGGGACTATGGTCGCTATGATATGGCACAGCTGAGGTTTAAAAAGG gaCGGTGTCTATCTGAGAACTTCTATGTCAGAGGAGATGGTACACGTGTGTACTTCTTTACTCAAG AGGAGTTCCGTTCCATGTTCCACGAGGCAGGCCTGGAGGAGGTGCAGAATCTGATCGACCGTCGCCTCCAGGTGAACAGAGGCCGACAGCTGAAGATGTACAGAGTCTGGATCCAGTGCAAATACCGCAAGCCTGTGAAAGGAACGTCCTCGGCAGAGCCGAGTTCTTAG
- the LOC143293879 gene encoding tRNA N(3)-cytidine methyltransferase METTL2-like isoform X4: MVVVSFNTMHNSTTQRDNVVWDEEQESEARQKTMEQLQDALPAEKQEEYEREADLYWDKFYNQHQNRFFKDRHWLFTEFPELYSSQGNTDLQTPNMSDSSHTTTSVPPLTVQHQSGDGAECSQGLSQSIGETGGQLHSGDVGISVPSVDGQQNVEKTAENDTDRFPGESATFRILEVGCGVGNTVFPVLSTNNDPGLMMYCCDFSSTAVQLVKDHRDYDPRRCHAFEWDITDENSTLPFPPESLDIVIMIFVLSAVHPEKMQKAVNRLASCLKPGGQILLRDYGRYDMAQLRFKKGRCLSENFYVRGDGTRVYFFTQEEFRSMFHEAGLEEVQNLIDRRLQVNRGRQLKMYRVWIQCKYRKPVKGTSSAEPSS; this comes from the exons ATGGTGGTTGTTTCCTTTAATACCATGCACAACTCTACCACGCAGCG GGACAATGTGGTTTGGGATGAGGAGCAGGAGTCTGAAGCGAGACAGAAAACAATGGAACAGTTGCAGGATGCATTGCCAGCAGAGAAACAAG AAGAATATGAGCGGGAAGCAGACTTGTACTGGGACAAGTTTTACAACCAGCACCAGAACCGCTTTTTCAAAGACCGTCACTGGCTCTTCACAGAGTTTCCAGAACTCTATTCTTCACAGGGAAACACTGACCTCCAAACCCCCAACATGTCTGACTCATCACATACTACAACTTCAGTTCCACCATTAACAGTGCAGCATCAGTCTGGAGACGGTGCTGAATGTTCTCAGGGATTGTCTCAGTCTATTGGTGAAACAGGTGGTCAGCTTCACAGTGGTGATGTCGGTATCAGTGTACCGTCAGTTGATGGGCAGCAGAATGTTGAGAAGACAGCAGAAAATGACACTGACAGATTCCCTGGTGAATCGGCCACCTTCAGGATATTGGAG gtTGGCTGTGGTGTTGGCAATACAGTTTTTCCAGTATTGAGTACCAACAA TGATCCTGGGCTAATGATGTACTGCTGCGATTTTTCGAGTACCGCAGTTCAGTTGGTCAAG GATCATCGTGATTATGATCCTAGACGATGCCATGCCTTTGAGTGGGACATCACTGATGAAAATAGTACACTGCCTTTCCCCCCGGAAAGTCtggacattgtcatcatgatcttTGTCTTGTCAGCTGTCCACCCAGAAAA GATGCAGAAGGCAGTCAACCGTCTTGCCAGTTGTCTGAAACCTGGGGGCCAGATACTTCTGAGGGACTATGGTCGCTATGATATGGCACAGCTGAGGTTTAAAAAGG gaCGGTGTCTATCTGAGAACTTCTATGTCAGAGGAGATGGTACACGTGTGTACTTCTTTACTCAAG AGGAGTTCCGTTCCATGTTCCACGAGGCAGGCCTGGAGGAGGTGCAGAATCTGATCGACCGTCGCCTCCAGGTGAACAGAGGCCGACAGCTGAAGATGTACAGAGTCTGGATCCAGTGCAAATACCGCAAGCCTGTGAAAGGAACGTCCTCGGCAGAGCCGAGTTCTTAG
- the LOC143293879 gene encoding tRNA N(3)-cytidine methyltransferase METTL2-like isoform X2 yields the protein MNWPFGPQTSTTSRSRSRDNVVWDEEQESEARQKTMEQLQDALPAEKQEEYEREADLYWDKFYNQHQNRFFKDRHWLFTEFPELYSSQGNTDLQTPNMSDSSHTTTSVPPLTVQHQSGDGAECSQGLSQSIGETGGQLHSGDVGISVPSVDGQQNVEKTAENDTDRFPGESATFRILEVGCGVGNTVFPVLSTNNDPGLMMYCCDFSSTAVQLVKDHRDYDPRRCHAFEWDITDENSTLPFPPESLDIVIMIFVLSAVHPEKMQKAVNRLASCLKPGGQILLRDYGRYDMAQLRFKKGRCLSENFYVRGDGTRVYFFTQEEFRSMFHEAGLEEVQNLIDRRLQVNRGRQLKMYRVWIQCKYRKPVKGTSSAEPSS from the exons ATGAACTGGCCCTTTGGGCCTCAAACATCTACaacgtcaaggtcaaggtcaag GGACAATGTGGTTTGGGATGAGGAGCAGGAGTCTGAAGCGAGACAGAAAACAATGGAACAGTTGCAGGATGCATTGCCAGCAGAGAAACAAG AAGAATATGAGCGGGAAGCAGACTTGTACTGGGACAAGTTTTACAACCAGCACCAGAACCGCTTTTTCAAAGACCGTCACTGGCTCTTCACAGAGTTTCCAGAACTCTATTCTTCACAGGGAAACACTGACCTCCAAACCCCCAACATGTCTGACTCATCACATACTACAACTTCAGTTCCACCATTAACAGTGCAGCATCAGTCTGGAGACGGTGCTGAATGTTCTCAGGGATTGTCTCAGTCTATTGGTGAAACAGGTGGTCAGCTTCACAGTGGTGATGTCGGTATCAGTGTACCGTCAGTTGATGGGCAGCAGAATGTTGAGAAGACAGCAGAAAATGACACTGACAGATTCCCTGGTGAATCGGCCACCTTCAGGATATTGGAG gtTGGCTGTGGTGTTGGCAATACAGTTTTTCCAGTATTGAGTACCAACAA TGATCCTGGGCTAATGATGTACTGCTGCGATTTTTCGAGTACCGCAGTTCAGTTGGTCAAG GATCATCGTGATTATGATCCTAGACGATGCCATGCCTTTGAGTGGGACATCACTGATGAAAATAGTACACTGCCTTTCCCCCCGGAAAGTCtggacattgtcatcatgatcttTGTCTTGTCAGCTGTCCACCCAGAAAA GATGCAGAAGGCAGTCAACCGTCTTGCCAGTTGTCTGAAACCTGGGGGCCAGATACTTCTGAGGGACTATGGTCGCTATGATATGGCACAGCTGAGGTTTAAAAAGG gaCGGTGTCTATCTGAGAACTTCTATGTCAGAGGAGATGGTACACGTGTGTACTTCTTTACTCAAG AGGAGTTCCGTTCCATGTTCCACGAGGCAGGCCTGGAGGAGGTGCAGAATCTGATCGACCGTCGCCTCCAGGTGAACAGAGGCCGACAGCTGAAGATGTACAGAGTCTGGATCCAGTGCAAATACCGCAAGCCTGTGAAAGGAACGTCCTCGGCAGAGCCGAGTTCTTAG
- the LOC143293879 gene encoding tRNA N(3)-cytidine methyltransferase METTL2-like isoform X3: MNWPFGPQTSTTSRSRDNVVWDEEQESEARQKTMEQLQDALPAEKQEEYEREADLYWDKFYNQHQNRFFKDRHWLFTEFPELYSSQGNTDLQTPNMSDSSHTTTSVPPLTVQHQSGDGAECSQGLSQSIGETGGQLHSGDVGISVPSVDGQQNVEKTAENDTDRFPGESATFRILEVGCGVGNTVFPVLSTNNDPGLMMYCCDFSSTAVQLVKDHRDYDPRRCHAFEWDITDENSTLPFPPESLDIVIMIFVLSAVHPEKMQKAVNRLASCLKPGGQILLRDYGRYDMAQLRFKKGRCLSENFYVRGDGTRVYFFTQEEFRSMFHEAGLEEVQNLIDRRLQVNRGRQLKMYRVWIQCKYRKPVKGTSSAEPSS, encoded by the exons ATGAACTGGCCCTTTGGGCCTCAAACATCTACaacgtcaaggtcaag GGACAATGTGGTTTGGGATGAGGAGCAGGAGTCTGAAGCGAGACAGAAAACAATGGAACAGTTGCAGGATGCATTGCCAGCAGAGAAACAAG AAGAATATGAGCGGGAAGCAGACTTGTACTGGGACAAGTTTTACAACCAGCACCAGAACCGCTTTTTCAAAGACCGTCACTGGCTCTTCACAGAGTTTCCAGAACTCTATTCTTCACAGGGAAACACTGACCTCCAAACCCCCAACATGTCTGACTCATCACATACTACAACTTCAGTTCCACCATTAACAGTGCAGCATCAGTCTGGAGACGGTGCTGAATGTTCTCAGGGATTGTCTCAGTCTATTGGTGAAACAGGTGGTCAGCTTCACAGTGGTGATGTCGGTATCAGTGTACCGTCAGTTGATGGGCAGCAGAATGTTGAGAAGACAGCAGAAAATGACACTGACAGATTCCCTGGTGAATCGGCCACCTTCAGGATATTGGAG gtTGGCTGTGGTGTTGGCAATACAGTTTTTCCAGTATTGAGTACCAACAA TGATCCTGGGCTAATGATGTACTGCTGCGATTTTTCGAGTACCGCAGTTCAGTTGGTCAAG GATCATCGTGATTATGATCCTAGACGATGCCATGCCTTTGAGTGGGACATCACTGATGAAAATAGTACACTGCCTTTCCCCCCGGAAAGTCtggacattgtcatcatgatcttTGTCTTGTCAGCTGTCCACCCAGAAAA GATGCAGAAGGCAGTCAACCGTCTTGCCAGTTGTCTGAAACCTGGGGGCCAGATACTTCTGAGGGACTATGGTCGCTATGATATGGCACAGCTGAGGTTTAAAAAGG gaCGGTGTCTATCTGAGAACTTCTATGTCAGAGGAGATGGTACACGTGTGTACTTCTTTACTCAAG AGGAGTTCCGTTCCATGTTCCACGAGGCAGGCCTGGAGGAGGTGCAGAATCTGATCGACCGTCGCCTCCAGGTGAACAGAGGCCGACAGCTGAAGATGTACAGAGTCTGGATCCAGTGCAAATACCGCAAGCCTGTGAAAGGAACGTCCTCGGCAGAGCCGAGTTCTTAG